The following are encoded together in the Pseudodesulfovibrio indicus genome:
- a CDS encoding helix-turn-helix domain-containing protein has protein sequence MAKSTSSRRVLRVLALLKGHTLDGLANGEIAQALDETPVNISRALAVLAEEGWVTQLPSGRYAHHISVLQLAQAHANEMDRASSRIREINQRVMAGAHN, from the coding sequence ATGGCTAAGTCCACCTCCTCCCGCCGCGTCCTGCGCGTTCTGGCCCTGCTCAAGGGGCATACCCTGGACGGGTTGGCCAACGGCGAGATCGCCCAGGCCCTGGACGAGACGCCCGTCAACATTTCCCGCGCCCTGGCCGTCCTGGCCGAGGAGGGGTGGGTCACCCAACTGCCCTCCGGGCGCTATGCCCACCACATCAGCGTCTTGCAGCTCGCCCAGGCCCACGCCAACGAAATGGACCGGGCGTCCTCCCGCATCCGCGAAATCAACCAGCGCGTCATGGCGGGCGCGCACAACTAG
- a CDS encoding helix-turn-helix domain-containing protein — protein MPEDTLGQRIAIIRGQMTQGDFAKRVGIGRNTLIRYERGDNEPSASFLQKLIKDFGVDPQWLLLGGEPPMELSPRESALIANYRASPEKGRRSVETMASVLAESQTEKMKKAE, from the coding sequence ATGCCTGAAGACACGCTAGGCCAGCGCATTGCCATAATCAGAGGGCAAATGACCCAGGGCGACTTTGCGAAAAGAGTGGGCATCGGGAGGAATACTTTGATCCGCTATGAGCGGGGAGACAACGAACCCTCGGCTTCATTTCTCCAGAAGCTGATAAAGGATTTTGGCGTTGACCCGCAGTGGCTGTTGCTAGGGGGAGAACCGCCCATGGAGCTTTCTCCCCGCGAGTCCGCGCTCATCGCCAACTACCGTGCCAGCCCGGAAAAAGGTCGCCGGAGCGTGGAAACGATGGCTTCTGTACTGGCGGAATCACAAACCGAAAAGATGAAGAAAGCTGAGTAG
- a CDS encoding putative holin yields the protein MRTPRMTKTATLALALLCLVALISPQQLGVIAYKVALVLLAGVAGYILDRALFPYARPHILSPDPVNPREMSGDALRFDLWDTLYITAQIRRAVIVAAAMLAVGLGL from the coding sequence ATGCGCACCCCCCGAATGACCAAGACCGCGACCCTGGCCCTTGCCCTGCTTTGCCTGGTCGCCCTGATCTCCCCGCAGCAGCTCGGCGTCATCGCCTACAAGGTCGCCCTGGTCCTCCTGGCCGGAGTGGCCGGGTACATCCTTGACCGGGCGCTGTTCCCGTACGCCAGGCCGCACATTCTGTCGCCCGACCCGGTGAACCCCAGGGAAATGTCCGGCGATGCGCTGAGGTTTGACCTGTGGGACACGCTTTACATCACCGCTCAAATCCGCCGCGCCGTAATCGTGGCCGCCGCCATGCTGGCCGTAGGGCTGGGGCTGTAG
- a CDS encoding transglycosylase SLT domain-containing protein produces MLRRNWELLLALTVALLTVLGMASWADAGDIPARAQQYRSTLIRCARAEWGLNAPVATFAAQVHQESYWNPDARSPYADGLAQFTASTANWLPEVAPQVGEADPFNPGWALRALTAYDLHLWSRISAATDCDRMAKTLSAYNGGLGWLRRDERLAEAQGLDPAQWWDQVEAVNAGRAPWAIRENRAYPRRILLLLEPLYEGAGWGKGMCP; encoded by the coding sequence ATGTTGCGCCGCAACTGGGAGCTGCTGCTTGCCCTGACGGTCGCTTTGCTGACCGTCCTGGGCATGGCCTCATGGGCCGACGCGGGCGACATCCCTGCCCGCGCCCAGCAGTACCGCTCGACGCTCATCCGCTGCGCCCGCGCGGAGTGGGGGCTTAATGCGCCCGTAGCCACCTTCGCGGCCCAGGTCCACCAGGAAAGCTATTGGAACCCCGACGCGCGGTCGCCCTACGCTGACGGCCTGGCGCAGTTCACTGCGTCCACCGCCAACTGGCTCCCTGAGGTCGCTCCGCAGGTCGGCGAGGCCGATCCGTTCAATCCGGGCTGGGCGCTGCGCGCCCTGACCGCCTACGACCTGCACCTGTGGTCCCGCATTTCGGCAGCCACCGATTGCGACCGGATGGCCAAGACCCTGTCCGCCTACAACGGCGGCCTGGGCTGGCTCCGGCGCGACGAGCGGCTGGCCGAGGCCCAGGGGCTGGACCCGGCCCAATGGTGGGACCAGGTGGAAGCGGTCAACGCCGGGCGTGCCCCCTGGGCCATCCGCGAGAACCGCGCCTATCCGCGCCGAATCCTGCTCCTGCTCGAACCTCTGTACGAGGGTGCCGGGTGGGGCAAAGGAATGTGCCCATGA
- a CDS encoding DUF2730 family protein, protein MTDLSTLADWSRVISFLITAAQLLTTVGIIYLGSKFVGRKDCDRKCKAHEDEVALLRDKLQTVKDTQAAAPTGREISAIKEQLGDMAGDIKALRVGAEANADAMKRIERPLNLLLEHELSGGK, encoded by the coding sequence ATGACTGACCTCTCCACTCTGGCCGACTGGAGCCGCGTTATTTCCTTCCTCATCACGGCGGCCCAGCTCCTCACTACCGTCGGCATCATCTACCTCGGCAGCAAGTTCGTTGGCCGCAAGGACTGCGACCGGAAATGCAAGGCGCATGAGGACGAAGTAGCCCTGCTGCGGGACAAACTCCAGACGGTGAAGGATACTCAGGCCGCCGCTCCGACGGGGCGGGAGATTTCCGCCATCAAGGAACAGCTCGGAGACATGGCCGGAGACATCAAGGCGCTGCGGGTCGGTGCCGAGGCAAACGCCGACGCCATGAAGCGCATAGAGCGCCCCCTCAACCTGCTCCTCGAACACGAATTATCCGGAGGGAAATAA
- a CDS encoding DUF3486 family protein — translation MPRQSTIKRLPPAIRDRIGALLDQGRTLDEILTHLESMDVQVSRSALGRYKQHIDKVSERIRRSREVAEAIVRNQGDAPESKTARLNIELLHGVILDMISQLPDGADNPGSDDAQSVLLTLSPRGAMEMAKAMDHLARASKQDADLIAKLREEARAEAEAEMDKAVEEVAKQDGGKASAEDVLQRIRAVYRGEA, via the coding sequence ATGCCCCGTCAATCCACCATAAAGCGGCTGCCGCCCGCCATCCGTGACCGCATCGGCGCGCTCCTGGACCAGGGACGCACCCTGGACGAAATCCTCACGCACCTGGAGTCCATGGACGTACAGGTTTCGCGGTCGGCGCTGGGCCGCTACAAGCAGCATATCGACAAGGTCAGCGAACGCATCCGCCGGTCCCGCGAGGTGGCCGAGGCTATCGTGCGGAACCAGGGCGACGCCCCGGAATCCAAGACCGCCAGGCTCAACATCGAGCTGCTTCACGGCGTCATCCTGGACATGATCTCCCAACTGCCCGACGGGGCCGACAACCCCGGCAGCGACGATGCGCAATCCGTGCTGCTCACCCTGTCCCCGCGCGGGGCCATGGAGATGGCCAAGGCCATGGACCACTTGGCCAGGGCCTCCAAGCAGGACGCCGACCTCATCGCCAAGCTGCGAGAGGAGGCGCGGGCCGAGGCCGAGGCCGAGATGGACAAGGCCGTGGAAGAAGTCGCCAAGCAGGACGGCGGCAAGGCTTCCGCCGAGGACGTCCTCCAGCGCATCCGGGCCGTCTACCGAGGCGAGGCATGA
- a CDS encoding terminase large subunit domain-containing protein, with the protein MSNGILHPYQQRWAADQSRFKVGMFARQTGKTFTTTYEIADDILEHDIRKERTRWVILSRGERQAKEAMDEGLKLHLRAMGAGFDAYSEDSGYRYEDGSSIKAQEIILKHGSRVTALPANPDTARGFSANVFLDEFAYHADSRKIWAALFPVISKPGLRLRVVSTPNGKGNKFYELMTDAALGKVWSRHVVDIHQAVAEGLPRDIAELRAGLGDDDAWAQEYELKWLDEASAWLSYDLIGGVEHERAGIPENYTGGPCFVGVDIGIRGDLFVIWIFEKVGDVLWTREVIVRKRISFAEQDALLDEVFARYHVVACRMDQTGMGEKPVEDAKRRHGQVRVQGVIFNPATKLYLATLGKEGFDDKTVRIPLGDQALRADLHKLRRESTPTGAPRFVAESDASGHADRAWACFLAQAAADVGQERFEYEAVRPPRIDDDKDDRPCRCTAGFSRGIL; encoded by the coding sequence ATGAGCAACGGCATCCTGCATCCGTATCAGCAGCGATGGGCTGCGGATCAGTCCCGGTTCAAGGTCGGCATGTTCGCACGCCAGACCGGCAAGACGTTTACCACCACCTACGAGATCGCCGACGACATCCTGGAACACGACATCCGCAAGGAGCGCACCCGGTGGGTTATCCTGTCGCGCGGCGAGCGCCAGGCCAAGGAGGCCATGGACGAAGGCCTCAAGCTCCACCTGCGCGCCATGGGCGCTGGCTTCGACGCCTACTCCGAGGACTCCGGGTACCGGTACGAGGACGGCTCCTCCATCAAGGCCCAGGAGATCATCCTCAAGCACGGCAGCCGGGTGACGGCCCTGCCTGCAAACCCCGACACGGCGCGCGGTTTTTCGGCCAACGTGTTCCTCGACGAGTTCGCCTACCATGCCGACTCCCGCAAGATATGGGCGGCGCTGTTCCCGGTCATCTCCAAGCCTGGACTCCGGCTGCGCGTGGTCTCCACCCCCAACGGCAAGGGCAATAAATTCTACGAGCTGATGACCGATGCCGCTCTCGGCAAGGTGTGGAGCCGCCATGTGGTGGACATTCACCAGGCCGTTGCCGAGGGGCTTCCGCGTGACATAGCCGAGCTGCGCGCCGGTCTGGGCGACGACGACGCCTGGGCGCAGGAATACGAGCTGAAGTGGCTGGACGAGGCGTCCGCCTGGCTCTCCTACGACCTGATCGGCGGCGTGGAGCATGAGCGGGCGGGCATCCCGGAGAACTACACCGGCGGCCCCTGCTTCGTGGGCGTGGACATCGGCATACGGGGCGACCTGTTCGTCATCTGGATTTTCGAGAAGGTGGGCGACGTCCTTTGGACCCGCGAGGTGATCGTGCGCAAGCGGATCTCTTTTGCCGAGCAGGACGCTCTCCTGGACGAAGTCTTCGCCCGCTACCACGTTGTGGCCTGCCGCATGGACCAGACCGGCATGGGGGAGAAACCCGTCGAGGATGCCAAACGCCGCCACGGTCAGGTGCGTGTCCAGGGAGTCATCTTCAACCCTGCGACCAAACTCTACCTGGCGACCCTGGGCAAGGAAGGCTTCGACGACAAGACCGTGCGCATTCCTCTCGGTGATCAAGCGCTGCGGGCCGACCTGCATAAGCTGCGCCGTGAGAGCACCCCCACCGGGGCCCCGCGTTTCGTGGCCGAGTCCGATGCCTCGGGCCACGCCGACCGAGCTTGGGCCTGCTTTCTCGCCCAGGCCGCCGCCGACGTCGGCCAGGAACGTTTCGAATACGAAGCCGTCCGCCCCCCCAGGATTGACGACGACAAAGACGACCGGCCGTGTCGCTGCACCGCCGGATTCAGCAGAGGTATTCTATGA
- a CDS encoding DUF935 domain-containing protein codes for MKTPLLYDSRGNPIVRKALTEEAAAPSLTGIRSIWDNESVALGLTPQRLAQVLRAAADGDAREYLILAEEMEERDLHYASVLSTRKRAVAGIEPNVIPASDSPKDREIAEAVKELVERPEFSHLVTDLLDSLGKGYSACEIMWDQSGAQWTPREYIWRDPRFFVFDRTSRQKLHLLTDEASFEGVPLSPFKFIVHIPHLKSGIPIRGGIARLAAVAWMCKAYSLTDWMAFCEVFGMPIRIGRYGENASERDKDILRRAVANIGMDAAAILPDSMRLEFVEAAKSAGGQELFLRLAEYLDRQISKGILGQTMTTDDGSSQAQAEVHNEVRLDIKNDDGKQVAATVNRDLVKPFVDLNYGVQERYPRVRIHEEEPEDITALADILNKIVPLGGARISARSVRERLGFPEPEGDTDLLGLDAQAEPAPAINRAMNRAETDADELERMADEALADWEPIMAPLVNPVQELADRCADYDEFLDGLGEIARAMDAETLIRSLAEATFRARGLGDVED; via the coding sequence ATGAAGACTCCCCTCCTGTATGACAGCCGAGGCAATCCCATCGTCCGCAAGGCTTTGACCGAAGAGGCGGCGGCCCCGTCTCTGACCGGAATCCGTTCCATCTGGGACAATGAATCCGTGGCCCTGGGGCTGACCCCGCAGCGACTCGCCCAAGTCCTGCGCGCGGCTGCCGACGGCGACGCCCGCGAGTATCTGATCCTGGCGGAAGAGATGGAGGAGCGCGACCTGCACTACGCCTCGGTCCTGTCCACCCGCAAGCGGGCCGTGGCCGGTATCGAGCCCAACGTTATTCCCGCCTCGGATTCCCCCAAGGACCGGGAGATAGCCGAGGCCGTCAAGGAGCTGGTGGAGCGTCCCGAATTTTCCCACCTGGTCACCGACCTGCTGGACAGCCTGGGCAAGGGGTATTCCGCCTGCGAGATCATGTGGGACCAGAGCGGAGCCCAGTGGACGCCCAGGGAGTACATCTGGCGCGACCCGCGCTTTTTCGTCTTCGATAGGACCTCCCGCCAGAAGCTGCATCTGCTGACCGACGAGGCGAGTTTTGAGGGCGTTCCGCTTTCGCCGTTCAAGTTTATCGTGCATATCCCGCATCTCAAGTCCGGCATCCCGATCCGGGGTGGCATTGCCCGGCTTGCCGCCGTGGCCTGGATGTGCAAGGCGTATTCGCTGACCGACTGGATGGCGTTCTGCGAGGTGTTCGGCATGCCCATCCGCATCGGTCGATACGGCGAGAACGCCTCCGAGCGCGACAAGGACATCCTGCGCCGGGCCGTGGCCAACATCGGCATGGACGCGGCCGCGATCCTGCCCGACTCCATGCGCCTGGAGTTCGTCGAGGCGGCCAAGTCCGCCGGTGGTCAGGAGCTGTTCCTGCGGCTGGCCGAGTACCTGGACCGCCAGATTTCCAAGGGCATCCTGGGCCAGACCATGACCACGGACGACGGCAGCTCCCAGGCGCAGGCCGAGGTGCACAACGAGGTCCGGCTGGACATCAAGAATGACGACGGCAAGCAGGTCGCGGCGACGGTAAACCGCGACCTGGTCAAACCGTTCGTGGACCTGAACTACGGCGTCCAGGAGCGCTATCCCCGCGTCCGCATCCATGAGGAGGAGCCCGAGGACATCACGGCGCTGGCCGACATCCTCAACAAGATCGTGCCGCTCGGCGGCGCGCGCATCTCGGCCCGGTCAGTGCGCGAGCGGCTGGGATTCCCGGAGCCCGAGGGCGACACCGACCTGCTCGGCCTGGACGCTCAGGCAGAACCGGCCCCGGCTATCAACCGCGCCATGAACCGCGCCGAAACCGACGCCGACGAGCTGGAGCGCATGGCCGACGAGGCTCTGGCCGATTGGGAGCCGATCATGGCCCCCCTCGTCAACCCCGTGCAGGAACTGGCCGACCGCTGCGCCGATTACGACGAGTTCCTGGACGGCCTGGGCGAGATCGCCCGCGCCATGGACGCCGAGACGCTGATCCGCTCCCTGGCCGAGGCGACCTTCAGGGCGCGCGGCCTGGGCGACGTTGAGGACTAG
- a CDS encoding phage minor head protein: MAKPAHLIPPPKEALAWFRSKGIKPSFDHTDVWREEHASAFTVAKATKLDILSDIRAEVDRALAEGRTYRDFAKNLTPTLQRKGWWGVKAQTDPLTGETRMVQLGSPRRLKVIYETNMRTARSAGQWERIQRTKAGLPYLLYQLGPSREHRPEHVAFHGLLLPVDETFWSTHMPPNGWGCKCHVRQVSKGEYARLQKNGVRAPEPEQEINPDTGLPTGHRMPSSVPVRTKAPNLGTREWVNKRTGEVHRVPVGVDPGWDYNPGAAGRLNKSLELAGQKLVQAGAEGGPVVRELVAGTLEDWAKSPKADFPIGLMSEADAARIGGKVRLVNLSPETMAKQLRAHPELAFDEYATVQDALDRGEAIQDGPRSLVYLLESDGYVVVVKATRTGKALFMTSLRRLPSSDARRDVELRRLRGKQK, encoded by the coding sequence GTGGCCAAGCCCGCGCATCTCATCCCGCCGCCCAAGGAAGCCCTGGCCTGGTTCAGGTCCAAGGGCATCAAGCCGAGCTTCGACCACACCGACGTCTGGCGCGAGGAGCATGCCTCGGCGTTCACTGTGGCCAAGGCCACCAAGCTCGATATTCTTTCCGACATCCGGGCCGAGGTGGACCGCGCCCTGGCCGAGGGCCGCACTTACCGCGACTTCGCCAAGAACCTGACTCCGACCCTCCAGCGCAAGGGGTGGTGGGGCGTCAAGGCGCAGACCGACCCGTTGACCGGCGAGACGCGCATGGTGCAGCTCGGCAGCCCCCGCCGCCTGAAGGTGATATACGAGACCAACATGCGCACCGCGCGCAGCGCCGGGCAGTGGGAGCGCATTCAGCGCACCAAGGCCGGGCTGCCGTACCTGCTCTATCAGCTGGGACCGTCGCGGGAGCACCGCCCGGAGCATGTGGCCTTTCACGGCCTGCTGCTGCCGGTGGATGAAACGTTCTGGTCAACGCACATGCCGCCCAACGGCTGGGGCTGCAAGTGCCATGTGCGCCAGGTCTCCAAGGGCGAATACGCGCGGTTGCAAAAGAACGGCGTTCGCGCCCCGGAGCCGGAGCAGGAGATCAACCCGGACACAGGGTTGCCCACCGGCCACCGCATGCCTTCATCTGTGCCGGTCAGGACAAAGGCCCCGAACCTCGGGACGCGGGAGTGGGTCAACAAGCGCACCGGCGAGGTGCACCGCGTGCCGGTCGGCGTCGACCCCGGCTGGGACTACAACCCCGGCGCGGCAGGCCGCCTCAACAAGTCCCTGGAGCTGGCAGGGCAGAAGCTCGTCCAGGCAGGAGCCGAAGGCGGCCCGGTTGTCCGCGAGCTGGTGGCGGGTACGCTGGAGGATTGGGCCAAGTCGCCCAAGGCGGACTTTCCCATCGGCCTCATGTCCGAGGCCGACGCGGCCCGGATCGGCGGCAAGGTCCGGTTGGTCAACCTGTCGCCGGAGACAATGGCCAAGCAGCTGCGCGCGCATCCCGAACTGGCCTTCGACGAATACGCCACCGTCCAGGACGCCCTGGATCGCGGCGAGGCCATCCAGGACGGCCCCAGGAGCCTGGTCTATCTGCTGGAGTCCGACGGGTATGTGGTGGTGGTCAAGGCTACGCGGACGGGCAAGGCGCTGTTTATGACGAGCCTCCGGCGCTTGCCGTCCAGCGACGCCCGACGGGACGTCGAGCTGCGCCGCCTGCGGGGCAAACAAAAATGA
- a CDS encoding phage protease has product MHKDFLKAINVELVNGAAPEWVQLLPPGPKVEGRDGRYWWFGPEEHRSVMDRFVGGQIDMPIDREHSTDKKGALGEEAPAAAWITELADRNGDGGVWGRVDWTVRGRAQVEAREYRYLSPVFFYTKDLRIVALDSAGLTNKPNLHLTALNRQVATMEDDAMRKALCQKLGLPETASDQEIIDAVTKVQGDLSTASNRAMSKDLLSALGLTEDAGADAAAAKAKELTTSKALNAQGLPQGVDLSSLVPRADLMQALNRAETAEKAIKERDAKELDGKIEVAVNTAIREGKIAPASKDYHMAMCRTENGLAQFEAFAKSAPQLIADPQLPETPGNTEKALNQQQAHIAAQFGNTAEDLAKYAGKEG; this is encoded by the coding sequence ATGCACAAAGACTTCCTCAAAGCAATAAATGTTGAATTGGTCAACGGGGCCGCGCCTGAGTGGGTGCAGCTCCTGCCCCCCGGTCCCAAAGTCGAGGGCCGCGACGGCCGCTATTGGTGGTTCGGCCCCGAGGAACATCGCTCCGTCATGGATCGTTTCGTTGGCGGCCAAATCGACATGCCCATCGACCGCGAGCACTCCACCGACAAGAAAGGAGCCTTGGGCGAGGAAGCCCCGGCCGCCGCGTGGATCACGGAGTTGGCCGACCGAAATGGAGATGGCGGCGTGTGGGGGCGCGTGGATTGGACCGTGCGCGGTCGCGCTCAGGTCGAGGCCCGCGAATACCGTTATCTCAGCCCCGTCTTTTTCTACACCAAGGATCTGCGCATCGTAGCCCTGGATTCCGCAGGGCTGACCAATAAACCCAACCTTCACCTGACCGCGCTCAACCGGCAGGTGGCAACCATGGAGGACGACGCCATGCGCAAGGCACTGTGCCAAAAGCTTGGTCTGCCGGAGACGGCATCCGACCAGGAAATCATCGACGCCGTGACCAAGGTCCAGGGGGACCTTTCCACGGCTTCCAACCGGGCCATGAGCAAGGACCTGCTGTCCGCGCTCGGCCTGACCGAGGACGCGGGGGCCGACGCGGCTGCCGCCAAGGCCAAGGAACTGACCACGAGCAAGGCTCTCAACGCCCAAGGGCTGCCCCAGGGCGTGGACCTGTCCAGCCTGGTGCCGCGCGCCGACCTGATGCAGGCCCTCAATCGCGCCGAGACCGCCGAGAAGGCGATCAAGGAGCGCGACGCCAAGGAGCTGGACGGCAAGATCGAGGTCGCGGTCAACACCGCCATCAGGGAAGGCAAGATTGCCCCGGCGAGCAAGGACTACCACATGGCCATGTGCCGGACCGAAAACGGCCTGGCCCAGTTCGAGGCGTTCGCCAAGTCCGCGCCCCAGCTCATCGCCGATCCGCAGCTGCCGGAAACGCCCGGCAACACGGAAAAGGCCCTGAACCAGCAGCAGGCCCACATCGCCGCGCAGTTCGGCAACACCGCTGAAGACCTGGCCAAGTACGCCGGGAAGGAGGGCTAA
- a CDS encoding Mu-like prophage major head subunit gpT family protein has translation MKRYFTTALAWVLLVGACLAMAAIPESATAATPDLGVLSGFAFGGLLVNKSVVADIFTNLKATFNKQFEAAPSDWEKTATLVPSSTKQNDYAWLSRFPRMREWVGSKVVKALAAFAYTIINKDWEATIEVMRNDIEDDTLGIYGPMAMEAGFSAKQLPDEIVSDLKNNAFTNVCFDGQYFYDTDHPVGETSVSNKLTTALSNATLALALASYGAARTAMMNFKDEDGRPLNLIPDTLEVPPALEAMGTLLLTADKLGDDSPNPYKGTAKLLVNPRLTSSTAWFLHCTTRPLKPFLFQERKKPVFVQQTDSQSDDVFNRGAFKFGAEARSNGGYGLWHTSVGSTGAGA, from the coding sequence ATGAAACGCTATTTCACCACCGCCCTGGCCTGGGTCCTGCTTGTCGGAGCCTGCCTGGCCATGGCCGCGATCCCCGAGTCCGCCACCGCCGCAACCCCTGATCTGGGTGTGTTGTCCGGCTTCGCCTTCGGTGGCCTGCTCGTCAACAAGTCGGTCGTGGCCGACATCTTCACCAACCTCAAGGCGACCTTCAACAAGCAGTTCGAGGCCGCGCCGTCGGATTGGGAGAAGACCGCCACCCTCGTGCCGTCTTCCACCAAGCAGAACGACTACGCCTGGCTTTCCCGTTTCCCCCGAATGCGGGAGTGGGTCGGCTCCAAGGTGGTCAAGGCCCTGGCCGCATTCGCGTACACCATCATCAACAAGGACTGGGAAGCGACCATCGAGGTCATGCGCAATGACATCGAGGACGACACCCTGGGAATCTATGGCCCCATGGCGATGGAAGCGGGGTTCTCGGCCAAGCAGTTGCCTGACGAGATCGTGTCCGACCTCAAGAACAACGCCTTCACCAATGTCTGCTTTGACGGCCAGTACTTCTATGACACCGACCACCCCGTGGGTGAGACCTCGGTGTCCAACAAGTTGACCACCGCGCTTTCCAACGCCACCCTGGCGCTCGCCTTGGCCAGCTATGGCGCTGCCCGCACGGCCATGATGAACTTCAAGGACGAGGACGGCCGTCCCCTCAACCTGATCCCCGACACGCTGGAAGTCCCGCCCGCCCTGGAGGCGATGGGCACCCTGCTCCTCACGGCCGACAAGCTGGGCGACGACAGCCCCAACCCCTACAAGGGGACGGCAAAGCTGCTCGTCAATCCGCGCCTGACCTCGTCCACGGCCTGGTTCCTCCACTGCACCACCCGCCCCCTCAAGCCGTTCCTGTTCCAGGAGCGCAAGAAGCCCGTCTTCGTGCAGCAGACCGACTCCCAGTCCGACGATGTCTTCAATCGCGGCGCGTTCAAATTCGGGGCCGAAGCCCGCTCCAACGGCGGCTATGGCCTCTGGCACACCTCGGTGGGCTCCACCGGCGCTGGCGCATAG
- a CDS encoding HI1506-related protein produces MSITIISKREGFRRGGMAHPAKPTTYPDDKFTAEQLAAIKAEPMLVVTLAEDEKDTKAAAKAKADAEAKAKATAEAKAKADADAKAAADAKAKADADAKAKK; encoded by the coding sequence ATGAGCATTACCATCATCTCCAAGCGTGAAGGCTTCCGCCGGGGCGGTATGGCCCACCCGGCCAAACCGACCACCTACCCGGACGACAAGTTCACCGCCGAGCAGCTCGCGGCCATCAAGGCCGAGCCGATGCTCGTTGTGACCCTGGCCGAGGACGAAAAGGACACCAAGGCTGCTGCCAAGGCCAAGGCTGACGCCGAAGCCAAGGCCAAGGCCACCGCCGAAGCCAAGGCCAAGGCCGACGCCGACGCCAAAGCCGCCGCCGACGCCAAGGCCAAGGCTGATGCCGACGCCAAGGCCAAGAAGTAG
- a CDS encoding phage virion morphogenesis protein, translating into MAYATQQDIIDRYGEDQLLVLADRDGDGAADQDVVDRALADADSEVDLYVSARYDVPLATVPAVLVQVAVDIAVYRMCNNDALATEEIRNRFKDARSLLEKISKGVVSLGPVPEASGGQAAEPAVISKPRVFGRGARRGAAVSVTLQVSMGELERLASRIGALGNLDTRPLMDEAGALLESQTRRRIDEEKTAPDGTPWEPWSESYAASRHHGQSLLNASGALLDSIAYAVGIGGDHVEWGSNLVYAAAHNFGLDMSLVGSRRRITIPAREYLGLSVENEEDLAALVDDFIDRQMEALQ; encoded by the coding sequence ATGGCCTACGCCACCCAACAGGACATAATCGACCGGTACGGCGAGGATCAGCTCTTGGTCCTCGCCGACCGGGACGGTGACGGCGCGGCCGACCAGGACGTGGTCGACCGCGCCCTGGCCGACGCCGATTCCGAGGTCGATCTCTACGTTTCGGCCCGGTACGACGTTCCCCTGGCCACGGTCCCGGCCGTGCTGGTCCAGGTCGCCGTGGACATCGCGGTCTACCGCATGTGCAACAACGACGCCCTGGCCACCGAGGAAATCCGCAACCGGTTCAAGGACGCCCGCTCCCTGCTGGAGAAGATCTCCAAGGGCGTGGTCTCCCTGGGACCTGTGCCGGAGGCGTCGGGCGGCCAGGCCGCCGAACCGGCCGTCATCTCCAAGCCCCGCGTCTTCGGTCGCGGGGCGCGGCGGGGGGCTGCTGTGAGCGTCACCCTGCAAGTCTCCATGGGCGAGCTGGAGCGGCTGGCGAGCCGCATAGGCGCGCTCGGCAACCTGGACACGCGCCCCCTCATGGACGAGGCGGGCGCGCTCCTTGAGTCACAGACCCGGCGGCGGATCGACGAAGAGAAGACCGCACCCGACGGGACGCCCTGGGAGCCGTGGTCCGAGTCCTACGCCGCATCCCGCCACCACGGGCAGAGCCTCTTGAACGCTTCCGGCGCGCTCCTCGACTCCATCGCCTACGCCGTCGGCATCGGCGGCGATCATGTGGAATGGGGGTCGAACCTGGTCTACGCCGCCGCCCATAACTTCGGCTTGGATATGTCCTTGGTCGGTTCCCGCCGCCGGATCACGATCCCGGCCAGGGAGTATCTCGGTCTGTCCGTGGAGAACGAGGAAGACCTGGCCGCCCTCGTCGACGACTTTATCGACCGCCAGATGGAGGCCCTGCAATGA